The nucleotide window ATGTGCTCATGCCGCCAGGTACTGCGCGAAGGCAGGCGTCATCGTTTCGCGCATCGCTTCCCCGGTGCGTTGCAGGAACCTCGCCGCGATGCCATGACGCGTCGCGAACGCATGGCCCTTCTCCGCTCCCATGACGGTCAGGGCGGTGGCCCAGGCATCGGCGTGCATCGCCTCCGGGGCGACCACGGTCACGGCGGCGGCCGCATCGGTCACCGGCTCGCCGCTGCGCGGATCGATCGTGTGCGAGTAGCGGCGCCCATCCAGCGCATACGCGTGCCAGCGGTCGCCCGAGGTGGCGACGGCGACACGGTCCAGCAGCAGTACGCGCGGCTCCAGCCCCTCGCTGTCGGCTTCCTCCTCCGGCGAGGACTCCACCAGTACACGCCATGGCTGTCCGTCGGCCTTGCGACCGTAGCCATACAGTTCGCCGCCCACTTCGACCAGGCCGGCGCCGATGCCGCGACTTCGCAGCAGGGCGGCCACCACGTCCACGCCGTAGCCCTTGGCGATGGCCGAAAGGTCCAGCATCACGCCTCCGGGCTGGCGGACGCGGCGCTGCGCCGGATCGAACCGCAGATGCTGCCAGCCGATGCGGGAGCGGGCTTCGACCAGCGCCGCGGGGGTGGGACGACCCCGCCCGCGCGCATGCGCACCGAACCCCCATGCCGCCACCAGCGGCGACACGGTGGGGTCGAACGCGCCATCACTGCGTGCCGCGATGTCGAGCGCCGCCGTGAGCACCTGCAGCAGGTCGTCCCGCAGGACGAACCATTCGCCTGCGGCGCAGCGGTTGAAACGCATGATGTCCGCATCCGCCTCCCACGTGCTCATCTGCGCGACCACCTGGTCCAGGCGCGCCTGGATGGCGTCATGCAGGGCATGCGGATCGATGCTCGCCGGGCCGGCGTACTGGACGGACCAGGTGGTGCCCATGGTCTGCCCGTGCAGCGCATGCACGGGCGCCGCCGGCGCAGAGGGGGAGGGAGGGGTGATGTTCATGCCGATGCATGCCGCCGGCACCGCGTCCGGCGGCGGCGTGCCGATTTACTGGGGCAGCACTTCCAGCGTGGCGACATAGCTGAGGCGGCGCTGGGTGGCCTGCGGCACGGTGGTCTTGTCGTCCTGGGTACCGGTTTCCAGCCAGTACATGCCGGCTTCTGGCCAGGTGACGCTGAACTCGCCCTGGGCGTCCGTGGTGACCTTGATCTCGTCCTGCGCGTTGCGATAGCGCGTGCCGCCGCGGGTGATCTCGAATTCCAGGCCGGCCGCCGGCTTGCCGTCGACCAGCATCCGGAAGGTGGCCGCTTCACCTGCGAACAGGTCGTTCGGGTGCGTCACCGGCACCAGTTCGATGCCTTCCCCCACGCTCTTCAGCGCGGTGTCGTTCGGCGCGCCATTGGTCACGAAGGTCTCGATGCGGCCGATCGACTGCGACACCTGCAGGTTCTTCGCATCCTTCGGCACCTTGGTGGCCAGGTCTTCCGGCTTGGCGCCGCGCAGGCCGCCCGGCTTGCCGTCGGCGCCCTCCCAGCGGACCATCAGGCCCTTGTTGACCGTGGCGATACGGTAGGTGCCCTGCTGTTTCAGCTCCACGTCGAACACCGTGCGGTACTTGCCCGTGGCCAGGTTCTGCGCCTGGACCGTGC belongs to Pseudoxanthomonas sp. F37 and includes:
- a CDS encoding FAD:protein FMN transferase, whose translation is MNITPPSPSAPAAPVHALHGQTMGTTWSVQYAGPASIDPHALHDAIQARLDQVVAQMSTWEADADIMRFNRCAAGEWFVLRDDLLQVLTAALDIAARSDGAFDPTVSPLVAAWGFGAHARGRGRPTPAALVEARSRIGWQHLRFDPAQRRVRQPGGVMLDLSAIAKGYGVDVVAALLRSRGIGAGLVEVGGELYGYGRKADGQPWRVLVESSPEEEADSEGLEPRVLLLDRVAVATSGDRWHAYALDGRRYSHTIDPRSGEPVTDAAAAVTVVAPEAMHADAWATALTVMGAEKGHAFATRHGIAARFLQRTGEAMRETMTPAFAQYLAA
- a CDS encoding DUF4198 domain-containing protein, which produces MKRSLAVAIALACAIPATALAHKAWLQPSQTVIAGADPWITVDAAVSNDLFYFNHVPLRTEGLAITAPDGSTVQAQNLATGKYRTVFDVELKQQGTYRIATVNKGLMVRWEGADGKPGGLRGAKPEDLATKVPKDAKNLQVSQSIGRIETFVTNGAPNDTALKSVGEGIELVPVTHPNDLFAGEAATFRMLVDGKPAAGLEFEITRGGTRYRNAQDEIKVTTDAQGEFSVTWPEAGMYWLETGTQDDKTTVPQATQRRLSYVATLEVLPQ